The Clostridiaceae bacterium HFYG-1003 genome includes a window with the following:
- the carA gene encoding glutamine-hydrolyzing carbamoyl-phosphate synthase small subunit: protein MKRKLVLENGMVFEGHGFGAVRSVSGEVVFTTAMTGYQELLTDPSFLGQIVVMTFPMIGNYGVNRDDYESIVPHVSAFVVGEACEQPSNFRSEMTLDAYLKKHDIPGLYGIDTRALTRAIREKGAVRGILADEAVTPEEALALLQQQPQSVDHIARVSTRDVYEVPGKGKRVVLYDYGMKGSILKNLAELGFQITVVPFDYPARAALDLNPHGIFLSNGPGDPQSVPQSVAIIRELLGQVPMFGICMGHQLLALACGAKTRKMGFGHRGGNHPVRDLRSGRILITSQNHGYVVDDHGLDQTMLVVTHRSVNDNTVEGIAHRDLSARSVQFHPEAAPGPQDASVIFKEFAAMMEGSYVNR from the coding sequence TTGAAACGTAAATTAGTGCTGGAAAACGGAATGGTTTTTGAAGGCCATGGCTTTGGCGCTGTCCGGTCCGTAAGCGGCGAAGTGGTGTTTACCACGGCCATGACGGGCTATCAGGAACTGCTGACGGACCCGTCATTCTTGGGTCAGATCGTGGTGATGACCTTTCCCATGATCGGAAACTATGGCGTGAACCGGGATGACTATGAGTCCATCGTTCCGCATGTATCGGCTTTTGTGGTAGGCGAAGCCTGCGAACAACCCAGCAATTTCCGCAGTGAAATGACGCTGGATGCTTATTTGAAGAAACACGATATCCCGGGTCTGTACGGGATCGATACCCGGGCGCTGACCCGGGCGATCCGGGAAAAGGGAGCAGTCCGCGGCATTCTGGCCGATGAGGCGGTGACGCCGGAGGAAGCGCTGGCTCTGCTGCAGCAGCAGCCGCAGTCCGTGGATCATATTGCCCGGGTATCCACCCGGGATGTCTATGAAGTGCCGGGCAAGGGTAAACGGGTTGTTCTGTATGACTACGGCATGAAGGGATCTATTCTGAAGAACCTGGCGGAACTGGGCTTTCAGATTACCGTCGTGCCCTTTGACTATCCGGCCAGAGCGGCACTGGATCTGAATCCCCACGGCATCTTCCTGTCCAACGGCCCCGGGGACCCCCAGAGCGTGCCCCAGTCCGTGGCAATCATCCGGGAACTCCTGGGACAGGTTCCGATGTTCGGAATCTGCATGGGGCATCAGCTGCTGGCCTTGGCCTGCGGCGCGAAGACCCGCAAAATGGGCTTCGGTCATCGCGGCGGCAATCATCCGGTGCGGGATTTGAGATCGGGTCGGATTCTCATTACAAGTCAGAATCATGGCTACGTGGTGGATGACCATGGTCTGGACCAGACGATGCTGGTGGTCACACACCGGTCGGTGAATGACAATACCGTGGAAGGAATCGCTCACCGGGACCTGTCGGCCCGCTCGGTTCAGTTCCATCCGGAAGCAGCCCCCGGGCCGCAGGACGCCAGTGTGATATTCAAGGAATTTGCTGCCATGATGGAGGGGTCATATGTCAATCGATAA
- a CDS encoding MmcQ/YjbR family DNA-binding protein produces the protein MAIHKSDQFSQRIRDVIEADWSVRPDRPWPDQPRYEVFRHQLSGKWFGVMMVIAGDKIGLDGPDPAAILNLKGDPLQIRFLLSQPGFRPAWHMNKKHWFTVLLDGTVGIEPIRELIRISHGLTE, from the coding sequence ATGGCAATACACAAATCTGATCAGTTCAGCCAAAGAATTCGAGACGTGATCGAAGCGGACTGGAGCGTCCGGCCGGATCGCCCCTGGCCGGATCAGCCCCGGTACGAGGTGTTCCGCCACCAGCTTTCGGGCAAGTGGTTCGGGGTGATGATGGTAATCGCCGGGGATAAAATCGGCCTGGACGGGCCGGATCCCGCAGCGATCCTGAACCTGAAAGGGGATCCCCTCCAGATTCGCTTCCTGTTAAGTCAGCCCGGGTTTCGTCCGGCCTGGCACATGAACAAAAAACACTGGTTCACGGTACTTCTGGACGGCACCGTCGGGATCGAGCCGATCCGGGAACTGATCCGGATCAGTCACGGGCTCACGGAATAG
- a CDS encoding ABC transporter permease has protein sequence MFFVFLRLQLKRTFRHLPLLLTGAMLLLLLTGSIAFLSSQKLYGDAIIGRMEFGVVYPESHDAEEVFIEALAQQETLKDMTRFRTMTEADGRRDLAEGKIQGLLILPDGFVSGVLSGVNTPARLVLNQNQALQARLLVTLTEAGARTLSVSQGALYAAWDEYISRGIAEADRQTMNQAVNERYLSLALGRDRMFRMEVLQATGELDPLSYFLASWMVLFLLLMGMLEAFVMRPLSEGLKTRLTIEGIGSAQRIFTDWFRLFLLQLMLLGVMAGLWQTAAQVLDLSWTFRAEALSGLLLLAAGVAALILLIYTLTEDLLSGMLLLFALSFVMVFLSGGFLPSSFLPGILRQIQPWVPSTAWIRVMGSFLTSGTQPLLTSGLFAAGFYSLALLADRSRSGRRYRT, from the coding sequence ATGTTTTTCGTTTTTCTCAGACTGCAATTGAAAAGAACATTCCGGCACCTCCCGCTGTTATTGACCGGGGCGATGCTGCTGCTCCTTCTGACCGGCAGCATTGCTTTTTTGTCGTCTCAGAAACTATACGGGGATGCCATCATCGGCCGGATGGAGTTCGGAGTGGTCTACCCGGAGTCCCATGATGCCGAGGAAGTTTTCATTGAAGCCCTGGCTCAGCAGGAAACGCTCAAGGACATGACCAGATTCCGGACCATGACGGAAGCGGACGGGCGCAGGGATCTGGCGGAAGGGAAGATTCAGGGGCTGCTGATCCTGCCCGATGGCTTTGTCAGCGGCGTCTTGAGCGGGGTCAACACGCCGGCCCGGCTGGTTCTCAATCAGAATCAGGCGCTGCAGGCGCGGCTGCTGGTGACTCTGACCGAAGCGGGTGCCAGGACGCTGTCCGTTTCACAGGGTGCGCTGTATGCCGCCTGGGATGAGTATATCAGCCGGGGGATTGCCGAAGCGGACCGCCAGACGATGAATCAGGCGGTCAACGAACGCTACCTGAGTCTGGCGTTGGGGCGTGACCGGATGTTTCGCATGGAGGTTCTGCAGGCAACGGGTGAGCTGGATCCCCTGTCCTATTTTCTGGCTTCCTGGATGGTGCTGTTTCTCCTGCTGATGGGCATGCTGGAGGCCTTTGTCATGCGTCCGCTGTCCGAAGGGCTTAAAACCCGCCTGACCATTGAGGGGATTGGCAGCGCTCAGCGGATTTTCACCGACTGGTTCCGGCTCTTTCTGCTGCAGCTGATGCTCCTCGGCGTCATGGCCGGCCTTTGGCAGACAGCAGCCCAGGTTCTGGATCTGAGCTGGACATTCCGAGCAGAGGCTCTGTCCGGCCTCCTGCTGCTGGCAGCCGGCGTCGCGGCACTGATTCTGCTGATCTATACTCTGACGGAGGATCTGCTGTCGGGCATGCTGCTGCTGTTTGCACTGTCCTTTGTTATGGTCTTTCTGTCCGGAGGATTCCTGCCATCCTCGTTCCTGCCGGGGATCCTGCGCCAGATTCAGCCCTGGGTGCCATCAACCGCCTGGATCCGGGTTATGGGTAGTTTCCTGACTTCAGGAACTCAGCCATTGCTGACTTCCGGCCTGTTCGCGGCTGGATTCTACAGCCTGGCGCTGCTGGCTGACCGCAGCCGATCGGGGAGGAGGTACCGCACATGA
- a CDS encoding ABC transporter ATP-binding protein, whose product MIELKGIRKGFGKKLVLDQLDLSVARGQCIGLVGTNGSGKSTLLSILSGALAPDAGEIRYNRQLMKSRADLARYAAFVPQDNPLIEELSVRDNLKLWYADSLNSLEDALKTGFVHELGLEAVLREKVRNLSGGMKKRLSIACALAHDAPILLMDEPAASLDLVTKQEIRDYLRRYLDKGGTVVISSHEMDELKMCDALYHLTNCRLERIPSGMDGQELMGLLNQAQVKNSAKNEIP is encoded by the coding sequence ATGATCGAACTCAAAGGAATCCGGAAAGGATTTGGCAAGAAGCTGGTGCTGGATCAGCTGGATCTGTCGGTGGCGCGCGGTCAGTGCATCGGTCTGGTCGGAACCAATGGCAGCGGGAAATCAACGTTGCTGTCGATTCTTTCCGGAGCGTTGGCTCCGGATGCCGGAGAGATCCGTTACAACCGGCAGCTGATGAAGAGCCGGGCGGATTTGGCCCGATATGCTGCCTTTGTACCACAGGACAATCCGCTGATTGAGGAACTGTCGGTACGGGATAACCTGAAGCTGTGGTATGCCGATTCACTCAACAGCCTGGAAGACGCGCTGAAAACCGGTTTTGTGCACGAACTGGGACTGGAGGCTGTGCTTCGGGAAAAGGTTCGGAATCTTTCCGGCGGCATGAAAAAACGTCTGTCCATTGCCTGTGCCCTGGCGCACGACGCACCGATTTTGCTGATGGATGAACCGGCTGCTTCCCTGGATCTGGTGACCAAACAGGAGATCCGGGATTACCTCAGGCGCTACCTGGACAAGGGCGGCACGGTGGTAATCTCATCCCATGAGATGGATGAACTGAAGATGTGCGATGCGCTGTATCATCTGACAAACTGCCGTCTGGAACGGATTCCCTCCGGAATGGACGGCCAGGAACTGATGGGGCTGCTGAATCAGGCTCAAGTGAAAAACTCCGCTAAGAATGAAATACCTTAA
- a CDS encoding DUF1622 domain-containing protein, with amino-acid sequence MDFHHFLSEIITVLIFLLEFTGVMLIAFGSIKAIWDLIRSRFNFGNEDTKLTLAQSLALALEFKMGAEILKTITVRTLDELMILGAIVLIRVILTFVIHWEIKSTHEDKKKQIHQIRIQQEREKLEHLREHN; translated from the coding sequence TTGGATTTTCATCATTTTCTTAGTGAGATCATCACCGTTCTAATCTTCCTTCTGGAATTTACCGGCGTTATGCTGATTGCCTTCGGAAGCATCAAGGCGATCTGGGATCTGATCCGTTCCAGATTTAACTTCGGCAACGAAGATACCAAGCTGACCCTTGCTCAGTCCCTGGCTCTGGCTCTGGAGTTCAAGATGGGCGCGGAGATCCTCAAGACTATTACAGTGCGAACCCTGGATGAACTCATGATTCTGGGTGCCATCGTACTGATCCGAGTTATTCTGACCTTTGTCATTCACTGGGAAATTAAATCAACCCATGAAGACAAAAAGAAGCAGATCCATCAAATCCGCATCCAGCAGGAACGGGAAAAGCTGGAGCACCTGCGCGAACACAACTAA
- a CDS encoding D-serine ammonia-lyase produces the protein MTEWKESIQDPVLDRMKNREEVLWINPGYRKEPDFGVAGLSVADIDDAQARLERFAPYIRRVFPETNATGGLIESPLVEIPDMQQALRNDFGLEVPGRLWLKEDSHLAIAGSIKARGGIYEILKHSEDLALEHGLLSPGDSYEVLANDTAREFFSRYAVHVGSTGNLGLSIGIISARLGYRVTVHMSADARQWKKDLLRQHGATVKEYAGDYEKAVAQGRKLSEQDPMSYFVDDENSRTLFYGYAVAARRIARQLEERQVVVDDSHPLFVYLPCGVGGAPGGIAYGLRTVYGSAVHCFFVEPVESPCMLVGMATGLNQKISVQDIGLTGRTEADGLAVGRPSGFVGEVMKECLSGIFTLTDEKLYRYIQALWRSEAIFIEPSAGAAFEGPARLLDYEAGRRYLADQGLTPFLEQSTHVAWATGGNLVPEEVRASYLARPLD, from the coding sequence ATGACGGAGTGGAAGGAATCGATTCAGGATCCGGTTCTGGATCGGATGAAAAACCGGGAGGAGGTTCTCTGGATCAATCCGGGGTACCGCAAAGAGCCGGACTTTGGCGTTGCCGGACTGTCGGTGGCTGACATTGACGATGCTCAGGCCAGGCTGGAGCGATTTGCCCCCTATATCCGCAGAGTTTTTCCGGAAACGAATGCCACCGGCGGACTCATCGAATCCCCGCTGGTTGAGATCCCGGACATGCAGCAAGCCCTGCGGAATGATTTTGGACTGGAAGTGCCCGGCCGGCTCTGGCTCAAAGAGGACAGCCATCTGGCCATTGCCGGCTCCATCAAGGCAAGGGGCGGAATCTATGAAATCCTGAAGCATTCGGAGGACCTTGCCCTGGAGCATGGTCTGCTGTCTCCCGGAGATTCCTATGAGGTACTGGCCAATGACACCGCCAGGGAGTTCTTTTCGCGGTATGCCGTTCATGTCGGATCCACGGGAAATCTGGGACTGAGCATCGGCATCATCAGTGCCCGCCTGGGATACCGCGTGACGGTCCATATGTCGGCCGATGCCCGCCAGTGGAAGAAGGACCTTTTGCGCCAGCACGGCGCTACGGTGAAAGAATATGCTGGGGACTATGAGAAAGCCGTGGCCCAGGGGCGCAAGCTGTCAGAACAGGATCCCATGAGCTACTTTGTCGATGATGAAAATTCCCGGACGCTCTTTTACGGCTATGCCGTGGCAGCCCGACGCATTGCCCGCCAGCTGGAAGAGCGGCAGGTGGTGGTGGATGACTCCCATCCCTTGTTTGTCTACCTGCCCTGCGGGGTCGGCGGAGCGCCCGGCGGAATTGCCTATGGCCTGCGGACGGTCTATGGTTCGGCGGTCCACTGCTTCTTCGTGGAACCGGTGGAATCCCCTTGTATGCTGGTCGGCATGGCAACCGGCCTGAATCAGAAGATTTCGGTTCAGGACATCGGTCTGACGGGACGCACTGAAGCCGATGGCCTGGCGGTCGGCCGTCCTTCCGGCTTTGTCGGCGAGGTCATGAAGGAATGCCTCAGCGGCATCTTTACCCTGACCGACGAGAAACTCTACCGCTATATTCAGGCGCTGTGGCGCAGTGAAGCGATCTTCATCGAACCAAGTGCCGGTGCTGCCTTTGAAGGACCGGCGCGTCTGCTCGATTATGAGGCCGGCCGCCGGTATCTGGCGGATCAGGGGCTGACTCCCTTCCTGGAGCAGAGCACCCATGTGGCCTGGGCCACCGGAGGAAACCTGGTGCCCGAGGAAGTTCGGGCCTCCTACCTGGCTCGACCGCTGGATTAG
- the thiC gene encoding phosphomethylpyrimidine synthase ThiC, translating to MREYSTQMEAARKGIVTPQLRKVAEKERMSVEELLPLVASGKVVICANHRHECLDPNGIGSMLTTKVNVNLGVSKDVHSLDEELQKVMEAVRLGGHAIMDLSTHGDTQPFRRKLVDECPAMIGTVPVYDAVIHHKRDLKHLTARDFIDVIRLHAEDGVDFVTLHCGLNRKTLEQVKQQRRKMNLVSRGGSLIFAWMSMTGQENPFYEYYDEILEICREHDVTISLGDACRPGCLADASDISQIDELVRLAELTQRAWDRDVQVIVEGPGHMPMDQIEANMKIQSTLCKGAPFYVLGPLVTDIAPGYDHITGAIGGAIAAASGAAFLCYVTPAEHLALPNLEDVKQGIIASRIAAHAADIAKGVRGARLLDDRMADARVKFDWDEQWELAMDPDTARRIREERKPEHEDTCTMCGKFCAVRSMNKALNGEEIDIL from the coding sequence ATGAGAGAATATTCAACACAAATGGAAGCGGCACGCAAGGGGATTGTGACTCCGCAGCTGCGCAAGGTGGCCGAGAAGGAACGCATGAGCGTGGAAGAACTGCTGCCGCTGGTAGCCAGCGGCAAAGTGGTTATCTGTGCCAACCACCGGCATGAGTGTCTGGATCCCAATGGAATCGGATCTATGCTGACCACCAAGGTGAATGTCAATCTGGGGGTGTCCAAAGATGTGCACAGTCTGGATGAGGAGCTGCAGAAAGTCATGGAGGCCGTGCGCCTGGGCGGCCATGCCATTATGGATCTGTCCACCCATGGCGATACGCAGCCGTTCCGGCGCAAGCTGGTGGACGAGTGCCCGGCCATGATCGGAACCGTACCGGTGTATGATGCCGTCATTCATCACAAGCGCGACCTGAAGCACCTGACGGCCAGGGATTTTATTGACGTCATCCGCCTTCATGCCGAGGACGGCGTGGATTTTGTCACGCTGCACTGCGGACTGAACCGCAAAACCCTCGAACAGGTTAAGCAGCAGCGGCGGAAAATGAACCTGGTTTCCCGCGGCGGATCGCTGATCTTTGCCTGGATGTCCATGACCGGACAGGAGAATCCATTCTACGAATACTATGATGAGATCCTGGAAATCTGTCGGGAACACGACGTCACGATTTCTCTGGGCGATGCCTGCCGTCCGGGCTGTCTGGCTGACGCCAGCGATATCAGCCAGATTGATGAGCTGGTGCGCCTGGCAGAATTGACCCAGCGGGCCTGGGATCGCGATGTTCAGGTCATCGTGGAAGGACCCGGCCATATGCCGATGGATCAGATCGAAGCGAACATGAAGATTCAGTCCACGCTGTGCAAAGGGGCGCCGTTCTATGTCCTGGGGCCTCTGGTCACGGATATCGCTCCCGGCTATGACCACATCACCGGCGCCATCGGCGGTGCCATCGCTGCCGCCAGCGGCGCGGCGTTCCTGTGTTATGTCACCCCGGCGGAACACCTGGCCCTGCCAAACCTGGAAGACGTCAAACAGGGCATCATAGCCTCCCGCATCGCGGCTCACGCTGCGGATATCGCCAAAGGCGTGCGCGGTGCCAGACTTTTGGATGACCGCATGGCGGATGCCCGGGTTAAATTCGACTGGGATGAGCAGTGGGAACTGGCCATGGATCCCGATACGGCGCGCCGGATTCGGGAAGAGCGCAAGCCGGAACATGAGGATACCTGCACCATGTGCGGCAAGTTCTGCGCCGTGCGCAGCATGAACAAAGCCCTGAACGGCGAGGAGATCGATATCCTGTAA
- the thiD gene encoding bifunctional hydroxymethylpyrimidine kinase/phosphomethylpyrimidine kinase, whose translation MRRALTIAGSDPSGGAGIQADLKTMTALGVYGMSAITALTAQNTMGVTGIHEVPGKFLKLQLEAVFTDIVPHAVKIGMVSSRELILEIGGVLKQFQAQNIVLDPVMVSTSGSRLLEASAQAALTQELFPLACLVTPNRWEASLLAEQAIGSEGDMAEAAKRIYECFGTPVLVKGGHSVSTANDVLYDGHRLTWFHGDQISNPNTHGTGCTLSSAIASGLALGCDLPGAIALGKHFIIGALEAGLDLGHGSGPLHHGWNLEQRMIL comes from the coding sequence ATGAGACGGGCGTTGACGATCGCAGGCAGTGATCCCAGCGGTGGGGCGGGGATCCAGGCGGATCTGAAGACTATGACGGCACTGGGCGTGTATGGCATGAGCGCGATCACAGCCCTGACCGCACAGAATACCATGGGCGTGACCGGGATTCATGAGGTTCCGGGGAAGTTCCTGAAGCTGCAGCTAGAAGCGGTGTTTACTGATATTGTGCCCCATGCGGTCAAAATTGGCATGGTGTCTTCCCGGGAGCTGATCCTGGAAATTGGCGGAGTCTTAAAGCAGTTCCAGGCACAGAATATTGTGCTGGATCCGGTGATGGTTTCCACCAGCGGGTCGCGTTTGCTGGAGGCCAGTGCTCAGGCAGCGCTGACGCAGGAACTGTTTCCGCTGGCCTGCCTGGTGACGCCCAACCGCTGGGAAGCTTCGCTGCTGGCGGAGCAGGCCATCGGCTCGGAAGGCGATATGGCGGAAGCGGCAAAACGGATCTATGAATGCTTTGGCACACCGGTTCTGGTCAAGGGCGGGCACAGCGTCAGCACAGCCAATGACGTACTGTACGACGGGCATCGCCTGACCTGGTTCCACGGGGATCAGATCAGCAATCCGAATACCCACGGCACGGGCTGCACGCTGTCCAGCGCCATCGCGTCCGGACTGGCCCTGGGCTGTGACCTGCCGGGAGCGATCGCTCTGGGCAAGCATTTTATCATCGGTGCCCTGGAAGCGGGGCTCGATCTGGGACATGGTTCGGGTCCGCTGCATCACGGCTGGAATCTGGAACAACGAATGATACTGTAA
- a CDS encoding GNAT family N-acetyltransferase — protein sequence MNDLIRRGGLRDLEGILSLEKACFPGEAWSRNVFLEDLARPSSFYLVAEIEPRDFQDPTGEHIKQLIGYIACATDQVHRYGHISSLAVDPDHRSQGIGGRLLDDMLALLEAQGIDCLRAETRLSNRHVQEMFRIRGFLETEQIPRYYQNPTEAAVVMIRWPGESGFSQGQRIPPGRHEGGG from the coding sequence ATGAATGATCTGATCCGGCGGGGCGGGCTTCGGGATCTGGAAGGGATTCTGTCCCTGGAGAAAGCCTGTTTTCCAGGGGAGGCCTGGTCCAGAAACGTCTTTCTGGAGGATCTGGCCCGGCCCAGCAGTTTTTACCTGGTGGCCGAAATTGAGCCTCGAGACTTCCAGGATCCGACTGGTGAGCACATCAAGCAGCTGATTGGCTATATCGCCTGCGCTACAGATCAGGTTCACCGCTATGGGCATATCTCCAGCCTGGCAGTGGATCCGGACCATCGTTCCCAGGGAATCGGCGGCCGGCTGCTGGATGACATGCTGGCGCTTCTCGAAGCGCAGGGAATTGATTGTTTAAGGGCTGAAACCAGATTGTCGAATCGGCATGTTCAGGAGATGTTTCGGATCCGGGGTTTTCTGGAAACCGAGCAGATTCCCCGCTATTATCAGAATCCGACGGAGGCAGCGGTGGTCATGATTCGATGGCCCGGGGAAAGCGGATTCTCCCAGGGGCAGAGGATACCGCCTGGCCGGCATGAGGGTGGGGGGTGA